In Flavobacterium sp. WV_118_3, one DNA window encodes the following:
- a CDS encoding PDZ domain-containing protein, with the protein MRLFVFLLLIITYPAKLLAQEGFQWHSPKDKIDIPFVFVDNLIIIPVEINNAKMNMLLDSGSEPSLIFSFPQSDTLQLYNTKKVRISGLGSEEMAEGLLSQKNKLNVSNYIDTNFEILVILDQKLNFSSRIGIPVNGILGYSFFRNHLVEINYIKKKITLYKNNNLLKSKRIRKYTTIPLDIVNGRPYINVDARLDSKELPLKLLMDTGLTDGLWLFEDDVIKCNDKYFEDVLGEGIGGTIYGKKSRLSEIRTAHFLFKEPLVSYPDTTSYKQLSIIKDRNGSLGGEILKRFHLIVDYSGKQIFVKKNKMFDDPFLYNMSGIEVQHNGVQWIQESVKNDVNKNLPIGTTNIDDIVFDNSSFKYKFMLKPVFEIASVRKGSPADEAGLKAGDRIIRIDRKKAYNLTKQQINELLQVEDSKTIRIEIERDGKNQEYQVTIRKLF; encoded by the coding sequence ATGCGGTTATTTGTCTTCCTTTTGCTAATCATCACATATCCCGCCAAACTTTTGGCACAAGAAGGCTTTCAATGGCATTCCCCTAAAGACAAGATTGATATCCCATTTGTTTTTGTAGATAATTTGATCATTATTCCGGTGGAAATCAACAATGCCAAAATGAATATGTTATTGGATTCGGGTTCGGAACCGTCGTTGATTTTTAGCTTTCCACAAAGTGATACGCTACAATTATATAATACTAAAAAAGTGCGGATTTCCGGATTAGGAAGTGAAGAGATGGCTGAAGGACTGTTGTCGCAAAAAAACAAGCTTAATGTCAGTAATTATATTGATACAAATTTTGAAATTCTGGTGATTCTGGATCAAAAACTAAATTTCTCATCCCGAATTGGAATCCCGGTCAATGGGATTTTAGGGTATTCTTTTTTTAGAAATCACCTGGTAGAAATCAACTATATCAAAAAAAAGATCACACTTTATAAAAACAACAACCTGTTAAAAAGCAAGCGGATACGGAAGTATACGACGATACCATTGGATATTGTTAATGGGCGACCTTATATTAATGTTGATGCAAGACTGGACAGTAAAGAATTACCGCTGAAATTATTGATGGATACCGGATTAACCGATGGTTTATGGTTGTTTGAAGATGATGTGATCAAATGTAATGACAAATACTTCGAGGATGTTTTGGGAGAAGGAATAGGAGGAACCATTTACGGAAAGAAATCACGTTTATCGGAAATCAGAACGGCTCATTTCCTGTTTAAAGAACCGTTGGTTTCTTATCCGGATACGACTTCGTATAAACAATTAAGCATTATCAAAGATCGAAATGGTTCGTTGGGAGGGGAGATCTTAAAGCGCTTCCATTTGATTGTGGATTATAGTGGAAAACAAATTTTTGTAAAGAAAAACAAAATGTTCGACGATCCGTTTTTGTATAATATGAGCGGTATCGAAGTGCAGCATAATGGTGTTCAATGGATACAGGAATCGGTTAAAAACGATGTTAACAAAAATTTGCCAATAGGTACGACCAATATCGATGATATTGTATTTGATAATTCCAGTTTTAAATACAAATTTATGCTGAAGCCGGTTTTTGAAATTGCCAGTGTACGCAAAGGTTCACCAGCTGATGAAGCCGGATTAAAGGCGGGCGATAGGATTATTCGGATCGATCGTAAAAAAGCCTATAATTTGACCAAACAGCAAATTAATGAGTTGTTGCAGGTCGAAGACAGTAAAACGATTCGGATTGAAATAGAACGCGACGGAAAGAACCAGGAATATCAGGTAACGATCCGAAAGCTATTCTAA
- a CDS encoding pyridoxal phosphate-dependent aminotransferase has translation MPKVSLKGQQMPESPIRKLVPYAEIAKKKGHKVYHLNIGQPDIKTPEVALNAVKNADITVLEYSHSAGFESYRNKLSQYYRNHGLPIDTADIIITTGGSEALLFAMGSTMDADDEIIIPEPFYANYNGFSTASGVKVVPVISTIETGFALPPISDFEKLITPKTKAILICNPGNPTGYLYSKEEIMQLAELVKKHDLFLIADEVYREFTYDGDKHYSVMNIEGLEEHAIMIDSVSKRYSMCGARIGCIVSKNKAVMATAMKFAQARLSPPTFAQIASEAALETPQSYFDDVITEYKDRRDTLIAELNKIDGVTVASPKGAFYCIVKLPIKNADDFAQWLLESYDLNGETVMVAPAAGFYSTPNVGLDEVRIAYVLKKEDLIQSVRILKEALHTYNNK, from the coding sequence ATGCCTAAAGTTTCATTAAAAGGGCAACAGATGCCTGAATCGCCAATCCGAAAATTGGTTCCTTATGCAGAAATTGCGAAAAAGAAAGGTCATAAAGTTTACCATCTTAATATTGGTCAGCCGGACATTAAAACACCGGAAGTAGCTTTAAACGCTGTAAAAAATGCCGATATCACGGTTTTGGAATACAGTCATTCCGCCGGATTTGAAAGCTACAGAAACAAGCTTTCCCAATACTACCGCAACCACGGTCTCCCTATCGATACTGCTGATATTATTATCACTACCGGTGGATCGGAAGCGCTTTTATTTGCAATGGGAAGTACAATGGATGCCGATGATGAGATTATTATACCGGAGCCTTTTTATGCCAACTATAATGGTTTTTCAACAGCATCAGGTGTAAAAGTGGTACCAGTTATTTCGACTATCGAAACCGGGTTCGCGCTTCCACCAATCAGTGATTTTGAAAAACTGATCACTCCTAAAACCAAAGCCATTTTAATTTGTAACCCTGGTAATCCAACCGGTTATTTATATTCGAAAGAAGAGATCATGCAATTGGCCGAATTGGTTAAAAAACACGATCTTTTCCTGATTGCCGACGAAGTGTACCGCGAGTTTACTTACGACGGTGATAAGCATTATTCTGTAATGAATATCGAAGGTTTGGAAGAACACGCTATTATGATTGATTCCGTTTCCAAACGTTATAGTATGTGTGGTGCGCGAATCGGTTGTATTGTTTCCAAAAATAAAGCCGTAATGGCTACCGCTATGAAGTTTGCGCAAGCTCGTTTGAGTCCGCCAACATTTGCACAGATTGCCAGCGAAGCGGCACTTGAAACGCCGCAAAGTTATTTTGACGATGTAATCACTGAATATAAAGATCGTAGAGATACGCTAATCGCCGAATTGAATAAAATCGATGGTGTTACCGTTGCCTCTCCAAAAGGCGCTTTCTATTGTATCGTTAAGCTACCGATTAAAAATGCCGATGATTTCGCTCAATGGCTTTTGGAAAGTTATGATCTAAACGGCGAAACAGTTATGGTTGCTCCGGCTGCCGGCTTCTACTCGACTCCAAATGTTGGTCTTGATGAAGTGCGTATTGCTTATGTTTTGAAAAAAGAAGATCTGATTCAATCAGTTCGAATTTTAAAAGAAGCTTTACACACGTATAACAATAAGTAA